In a single window of the Anguilla rostrata isolate EN2019 chromosome 6, ASM1855537v3, whole genome shotgun sequence genome:
- the c6h1orf131 gene encoding uncharacterized protein C1orf131 homolog: MSLQTDDVGGDSDYTFLDDVLSRLYDFGDGPQEKRKKKSLKSKRKKSNEEVEYPSADSGHDAKDGVRECTNSLERNIAVPPVPVPESCKVENTTSSIKRPAQVEIVTFQNPSKKKKTKKTPSLELKLPPTEEKKKLDQKDVGLSLEKARLEVHRFGITGYQKEQQRVFEQDRAIMLGAKPPKREYMNYKVYQQMIKEKKQKAKEEPNLDNKKKKKRESKERGEKRKPSSSSIPTGQVGRFKNGMLVLNSKEIQRIKSSKVMK; the protein is encoded by the exons ATGAGTCTACAAACTGATGACGTTGGAGGGGACTCAGATTATACATTTTTAGACGATGTATTAAGCAGGCTGTATGATTTTG gGGATGGACCtcaagaaaaaaggaaaaagaaatcgCTTAAATCTAAAAGAAAGAAGTCAAATGAAGAAGTGGAGTACCCCTCTGCTGACAGTGGCCACGACGCCAAGGACGGTGTTCGGGAATGCACAAATTCACTGGAACGGAATATTGCGGTGCCTCCTGTTCCTGTCCCAGAATCCTGCAAAGTTGAGAACACAACTAGTTCCATCAAAAGGCCAGCACAAGTAGAGATTGTGACATTTCAGAACccttcaaagaaaaagaaaacgaaaaaGACTCCAAGCCTCGAACTAAAG cTTCCCCCTacagaggagaagaagaaactAGACCAAAAAGACGTGGGCCTAAGTCTGGAAAAG GCCCGCTTGGAAGTTCATAGGTTTGGAATCACCGGGTACCAGAAGGAGCAGCAGCGAGTTTTTGAACAAGATCGAGCCATCATGTTAGGAGCCAAG CCACCCAAGAGAGAATACATGAATTACAAAGTCTACCAGCAAATGATAAAGGAGAAGAAACAGAAAGCAAAAGAAGAGCCCAATTTG gataataagaaaaagaaaaaaagagagagtaaAGAAAG AGGTGAGAAGAGGAAGCCCTCGTCTAGTTCAATACCAACAGGCCAGGTCGGCcgatttaaaaatggaatgctGGTGTTAAATTCCAAAGAAATACAAAGGATAAAATCCTCAAAAGTAATGAAGTGA